One window of Nicotiana tomentosiformis chromosome 11, ASM39032v3, whole genome shotgun sequence genomic DNA carries:
- the LOC104096764 gene encoding uncharacterized protein, with amino-acid sequence MAPRQSRLSSRRSRKKILFIALLILLPILFFGVYLHGHKISYFFRPLWDKPPPPFEHLPHYYAENVSMDNLCRLHGWTLRSEPRRVFDGIIFSNELDLLEVRWRELYPYVTKFVILEANTTFTGIPKPLYFSDHRERFAFAEEKIVHGVFPGRVASPGLQEDPFKLEAQQRIAMNRLLKVAGIADGDLLIMSDTDEIPSQHTIKLLQWCDGVPPVLHLELRHYMYSFEFPVDYSSWRATSHIYNRWTQYRHSRQTDVILSDAGWHCSFCFRHLQDFVLKMTGYSHADRVRRKNFLKHSRIQKLICEGADLYDMLPEEYSFQELIKKMGSIPRSASAVHLPTYVIENADKFRFLLPGGCQRSP; translated from the coding sequence ATGGCCCCAAGACAATCCCGCCTCAGCTCCAGACGATCTCGTAAAAAAATCCTTTTTATCGCGCTCTTGATACTTCTACCGATTTTGTTCTTTGGCGTTTACCTCCACGGCCACAAAATCTCCTATTTTTTCCGTCCGCTGTGGGACAAACCTCCACCTCCGTTTGAGCATTTGCCACATTATTATGCTGAAAACGTTTCGATGGATAATCTTTGTCGCCTACATGGATGGACCCTACGTTCTGAACCACGTCGTGTATTTGATGGGATCATATTCAGCAACGAGCTAGACTTGCTCGAAGTAAGGTGGCGCGAGCTCTATCCTTATGTTACAAAATTTGTGATCTTGGAAGCCAATACTACTTTTACTGGAATCCCAAAGCCATTGTACTTCTCTGATCATCGCGAACGATTTGCCTTTGCTGAGGAAAAGATAGTACATGGTGTGTTTCCTGGCCGCGTTGCTTCTCCTGGTTTACAGGAAGATCCTTTTAAACTAGAAGCACAACAGCGTATCGCAATGAACAGGTTACTTAAAGTTGCTGGTATTGCTGATGGTGACCTTCTCATTATGTCGGACACGGATGAAATCCCGAGCCAACACACTATTAAATTGCTCCAGTGGTGTGACGGGGTTCCCCCCGTCCTGCATCTGGAGCTTAGACATTACATGTATTCCTTTGAGTTCCCTGTTGATTATAGTAGTTGGCGCGCCACTAGTCACATTTACAACAGGTGGACTCAGTACCGACATTCGCGCCAAACAGATGTTATACTTTCTGATGCAGGGTGGCATTGTAGCTTTTGCTTTCGGCATCTGCAAGATTTTGTGTTAAAAATGACTGGCTATAGTCACGCCGACAGAGTGCGACGTAAAAACTTCTTAAAACATTCTAGGATTCAAAAGCTTATTTGTGAGGGAGCTGATCTATATGATATGTTACCTGAGGAGTATTCTTTTCAGGAATTGATCAAGAAAATGGGATCAATACCTCGCTCAGCATCTGCGGTTCACCTTCCTACCTATGTCATTGAAAATGCAGATAAGTTTCGATTCCTTCTCCCGGGAGGTTGTCAGCGATCACCATGA